The proteins below are encoded in one region of Ferruginibacter lapsinanis:
- a CDS encoding DUF4190 domain-containing protein: protein MEQQNVQASSNAYKTFGIISLILGIIAFIFSFIPCLGTFAVIPGILGIILGIVGFVMANKVNGGKGMVIAGIILSILGTSVASWQAKKMSDLSKVLQDSTQMNQLKNSMDSIKNAMESLTPVDSVGTVDSVNVQDSVAQ from the coding sequence ATGGAACAACAAAATGTTCAGGCATCATCGAATGCTTACAAAACTTTTGGTATCATCAGTTTAATTCTGGGTATCATCGCATTTATTTTTTCTTTTATCCCTTGCCTGGGAACCTTCGCCGTAATTCCCGGTATTTTAGGAATTATACTTGGAATTGTTGGCTTTGTGATGGCTAACAAAGTTAACGGCGGCAAGGGTATGGTTATTGCCGGCATCATTCTATCCATATTGGGTACATCTGTTGCTTCATGGCAAGCAAAAAAAATGAGTGATCTAAGTAAAGTATTACAAGATTCTACTCAAATGAATCAACTTAAAAATTCCATGGATTCAATAAAAAATGCAATGGAATCACTTACCCCGGTAGATTCAGTGGGAACAGTTGACTCTGTTAATGTACAAGATTCAGTAGCTCAATAA
- a CDS encoding alginate export family protein: protein MKRLLLLLLPILIKTTAMAQKLPAFKLLRYDEDYSFLKNDSSKNIYTKLKFVPLSVSKKNYISFGGEIRYQYFYAKNETWGDDPEDHDGYVLTRWLTNADIHSGKYFRTFVQLQSSLANSKTGASPVENNPLDLHQAFIDINPLVSEKSKLTFRIGRQELLYGSQRIVAVRDGPNNRQSFDALRSIFTSGNYRVDVFFSHYVAAKPKIFDDGFNKNTELWGVYLVRSKLPVIKNIDLYYLGLWKKNTAFNIGKGKELRHSIGTRIWSSKNNWKYDVETLYQFGKFTDKNITAWTASVSTSYLFCAAKFKPELGLKTELISGDKNKTDNKLQTFNPIYPRGAYFGLAALIGAANLIDVHPSISFELSEKLRLDIDNDIFWRYTHNDGLYAVNMTLIYPDANTIETKIGNQLTSGLIYTPNGFLYLRGEFTWFKAGRYLKTVGAGKDILFTGFTVQLKF from the coding sequence ATGAAAAGATTATTGTTATTACTTCTGCCTATTTTAATAAAAACAACAGCAATGGCGCAGAAGCTTCCTGCATTCAAACTATTGCGGTATGATGAAGATTATTCTTTTTTAAAGAACGATTCCTCAAAAAACATTTATACCAAACTAAAATTTGTGCCTTTGTCTGTAAGCAAAAAAAACTATATCAGTTTTGGAGGTGAAATTCGTTATCAATATTTCTATGCCAAAAATGAAACTTGGGGTGATGACCCAGAGGATCATGACGGCTATGTACTAACAAGATGGCTGACAAATGCTGATATTCATTCAGGAAAATATTTCAGGACGTTTGTACAACTGCAAAGCAGCCTCGCCAATAGCAAAACAGGAGCAAGCCCGGTTGAAAATAATCCTTTAGATTTGCACCAGGCTTTTATTGACATTAATCCACTTGTTTCAGAAAAATCAAAACTCACATTCAGGATTGGAAGGCAGGAATTATTGTATGGCTCACAAAGAATTGTTGCTGTAAGGGACGGACCAAATAACCGGCAGTCGTTTGATGCACTCCGTTCCATTTTTACCTCAGGCAATTACAGGGTTGATGTTTTTTTCAGCCATTATGTAGCAGCAAAACCAAAAATATTTGATGATGGCTTCAATAAAAATACTGAATTGTGGGGAGTATATCTTGTAAGGAGTAAATTACCAGTTATAAAAAACATTGACCTGTATTATCTTGGCTTATGGAAAAAAAATACTGCATTCAATATTGGTAAAGGAAAAGAATTAAGACATTCCATCGGCACAAGGATATGGAGCAGCAAAAATAATTGGAAGTATGATGTAGAAACATTGTACCAGTTTGGAAAATTTACTGATAAAAATATTACTGCATGGACCGCATCTGTGAGTACTTCGTATCTATTCTGTGCTGCAAAATTTAAACCTGAGCTTGGCTTAAAAACAGAACTCATCAGTGGCGATAAAAACAAAACCGACAACAAACTGCAAACGTTCAACCCCATCTATCCCCGTGGTGCTTATTTTGGATTAGCTGCATTGATCGGTGCCGCAAACCTTATTGATGTGCATCCGTCCATATCATTTGAATTATCAGAAAAACTAAGGTTAGATATTGATAATGATATTTTTTGGAGATATACACACAATGATGGTTTGTATGCCGTGAATATGACTTTGATCTACCCCGATGCTAATACCATCGAAACAAAAATTGGCAACCAACTTACGAGCGGATTGATTTATACGCCTAATGGCTTTTTATATTTACGTGGGGAATTTACATGGTTTAAAGCTGGCCGTTATTTAAAAACCGTGGGTGCAGGAAAAGACATTTTGTTTACAGGCTTTACAGTGCAATTGAAATTTTAA
- the gltA gene encoding NADPH-dependent glutamate synthase, with amino-acid sequence MSYRTAKELQEEAESLLNEYSARAATLKVKERQKIPSQDMPVQDPELRSHNMEEVALGYSFEQAQVEAYRCLQCAKKNCMEGCPVKIDIPRFIDHIAKGEIEQAIAVVKQTTLLPAVCGRVCPQEKQCQLHCTLGKSLKDIDSSVAIGRLERFVADWERINDKIVIPSVKPATGKKVAVVGSGPAGLVVAADCRREGHHVTIFEAFHKLGGVLRYGIPEFRLPNDIIDKEIETLAAMGVEIKANFVVGRTRKLTDLIDKDGYDAVFIGTGAGLPVFMGIEGENLIGVFAANEYLTRINLMKAFDRKADTPIYPSKNVAVLGGGNVAMDAARMAKRLGAEKVFVVYRRGEAEMPARKEEVLHAREEGVEFLLLKNAKKILGDESGRVNGIECVQYELGEPDASGRRSPVQIPGSEFILDVDTVIVAVGNGSNPLISQTTPQLAVNKRGNITVDETQQTSMKRIFAGGDIVLGAATVILAMGEGRRSAASINAMLAEEV; translated from the coding sequence ATGAGTTACAGAACTGCCAAAGAATTACAGGAAGAAGCTGAATCATTGTTAAATGAATATTCGGCCAGAGCCGCCACCTTAAAAGTAAAAGAAAGACAAAAGATACCATCGCAGGATATGCCCGTGCAGGATCCCGAATTGCGTTCGCATAATATGGAAGAGGTAGCACTCGGCTATAGTTTTGAGCAGGCGCAGGTAGAAGCCTATCGCTGTTTGCAATGCGCCAAAAAGAATTGCATGGAAGGCTGCCCGGTTAAAATAGATATACCTCGTTTTATAGATCATATCGCCAAAGGCGAAATAGAACAAGCGATTGCGGTGGTAAAACAAACAACGCTGTTGCCTGCTGTTTGTGGTCGTGTTTGTCCGCAGGAAAAACAATGCCAGCTGCATTGTACGCTTGGTAAATCATTGAAGGATATTGACAGTTCAGTAGCTATCGGTCGACTAGAACGTTTTGTTGCAGACTGGGAACGCATTAACGATAAAATTGTGATCCCTTCTGTAAAACCGGCCACCGGAAAAAAAGTGGCGGTAGTGGGTAGTGGCCCTGCAGGGTTGGTAGTAGCGGCAGATTGCAGAAGAGAAGGACATCATGTTACAATTTTTGAAGCATTTCATAAATTGGGTGGTGTATTACGGTATGGCATACCCGAATTTAGATTGCCTAACGATATCATTGATAAAGAAATAGAAACCCTTGCAGCAATGGGGGTAGAAATAAAAGCAAATTTTGTGGTAGGTCGTACCAGGAAATTAACTGACCTGATAGATAAAGATGGCTATGATGCGGTGTTCATTGGTACAGGTGCAGGGCTTCCTGTTTTTATGGGTATTGAAGGAGAGAACCTGATCGGTGTTTTTGCGGCCAACGAATATCTTACCCGTATCAACCTGATGAAGGCTTTTGATAGAAAGGCAGACACGCCTATTTATCCATCAAAAAATGTGGCAGTATTAGGTGGTGGTAATGTGGCGATGGATGCTGCAAGAATGGCTAAACGTTTGGGAGCAGAAAAAGTATTTGTAGTATACCGCAGAGGTGAAGCCGAAATGCCTGCAAGAAAAGAAGAAGTGTTGCATGCAAGAGAAGAAGGCGTGGAATTTTTGTTACTTAAGAATGCAAAGAAAATATTGGGTGATGAAAGCGGCCGTGTGAATGGCATTGAATGTGTGCAATACGAATTGGGAGAACCCGATGCATCCGGAAGGAGATCACCGGTGCAAATACCTGGCAGCGAATTTATACTGGATGTTGATACGGTAATTGTAGCGGTAGGCAATGGCAGCAATCCACTCATCAGTCAAACTACACCACAACTGGCAGTTAATAAAAGAGGCAATATTACTGTAGACGAAACACAGCAAACCTCTATGAAAAGAATTTTTGCCGGCGGCGATATTGTATTGGGTGCTGCTACTGTTATATTGGCAATGGGTGAAGGCAGAAGAAGTGCGGCTTCTATTAATGCAATGCTGGCAGAGGAAGTGTAA
- a CDS encoding DUF2752 domain-containing protein, with protein sequence MYKQTTGMDCTTCGLTRAFHHILIGNFKEATRLNGLSLQLFAFFGIQLMARIFLFFYFKKQQFYPRYFLAVDITFSIFLFIGCFFPLIAAIFN encoded by the coding sequence GTGTATAAACAAACTACCGGCATGGACTGTACTACCTGTGGCCTCACAAGAGCATTTCATCATATCCTGATTGGTAATTTTAAAGAAGCAACCAGACTCAATGGTTTATCACTGCAATTGTTTGCTTTCTTCGGCATACAATTAATGGCAAGGATTTTTTTATTTTTCTATTTTAAGAAACAACAATTCTATCCCCGATATTTTCTCGCTGTAGATATTACATTCTCGATCTTTTTATTCATCGGCTGTTTTTTCCCTCTTATTGCTGCAATTTTTAATTAA
- a CDS encoding sulfide/dihydroorotate dehydrogenase-like FAD/NAD-binding protein, with translation MNNILFKQQLSQDVFLMRIHAPLIAEERQAGQFIILQTDDDYGERIPLTIADADTVEGSITIIFQVVGKTTKHLATFNVGDELPALLGPLGKPTHIENFGRAVCVCGGIGVAPMHPIAQALKKAGNHVTIIIGARTKELVILEEQMRVIADELIICTDDGSAGIKALVTAPLKELCERETKPDIVIAIGPPVMMKFCSETTRPYNVFTQVSLNTIMVDGTGMCGGCRVNVGKEVKFVCVDGPEFDGHLVDFDNMMARLSAYKDIERTHYKCFVEKAYNNSLKEEAL, from the coding sequence ATGAACAACATACTTTTTAAGCAACAGCTTTCGCAGGATGTATTTCTAATGCGTATTCATGCGCCACTAATAGCCGAAGAAAGACAGGCAGGGCAATTTATTATTTTACAAACCGATGATGATTATGGCGAACGTATTCCGCTTACCATTGCAGATGCCGATACGGTAGAAGGTTCTATCACTATCATCTTCCAGGTAGTAGGAAAGACCACCAAACATTTAGCCACCTTTAACGTAGGTGATGAGTTACCGGCGCTGCTTGGTCCGTTAGGTAAGCCTACACATATTGAAAATTTTGGTCGTGCTGTTTGTGTATGTGGTGGCATTGGTGTAGCACCTATGCATCCTATAGCGCAGGCATTAAAAAAAGCAGGCAATCATGTTACCATCATCATTGGTGCAAGAACAAAAGAACTCGTTATTCTGGAAGAACAAATGAGGGTTATTGCCGATGAATTGATTATTTGTACCGATGATGGATCAGCCGGAATAAAAGCATTGGTTACAGCACCTTTAAAAGAGTTGTGCGAAAGAGAAACAAAACCGGATATCGTTATTGCTATCGGTCCGCCGGTGATGATGAAATTCTGTTCAGAAACAACCAGGCCGTACAATGTATTTACACAAGTGTCTTTAAACACTATCATGGTAGATGGCACGGGTATGTGCGGCGGTTGCAGAGTGAACGTAGGCAAGGAAGTAAAATTTGTTTGTGTAGATGGCCCTGAGTTTGATGGGCATTTGGTTGACTTCGATAATATGATGGCAAGACTGAGTGCTTACAAAGACATTGAAAGAACCCATTATAAATGTTTTGTTGAAAAAGCATATAACAACAGTTTAAAAGAGGAAGCATTATGA
- a CDS encoding NADPH-dependent FMN reductase: MKIIAFGASYSKDSINKKLAAFAASYFPNEKTEIIDLNNYPLPLFTVDAEKEIGQPQAAKDFLNKISTAGILIISVAEHNGSYTTAFKNLFDWASRINLKMFEGKKLLLLATAPGPRGGISALEAAVARFPIHGAEIIGSFSLPKFAENFSEKKGIINEGLKASFDELMNKVLLLQTPINA; encoded by the coding sequence ATGAAAATAATAGCATTTGGAGCTTCATACAGCAAAGACTCTATCAACAAAAAACTGGCAGCTTTTGCCGCATCTTATTTCCCTAATGAAAAAACGGAAATAATAGATTTAAATAATTATCCTCTACCATTGTTTACAGTAGATGCAGAAAAAGAAATAGGACAACCACAGGCGGCAAAAGATTTTTTAAATAAAATTTCAACGGCAGGTATATTGATTATTTCAGTAGCCGAACATAACGGCTCTTATACAACTGCGTTTAAAAATTTATTTGACTGGGCTTCGAGAATTAATCTAAAGATGTTTGAAGGCAAAAAACTTTTGTTGCTGGCAACTGCCCCCGGCCCAAGGGGAGGGATATCTGCATTAGAAGCAGCCGTAGCTCGTTTCCCTATTCATGGAGCGGAAATAATTGGCTCTTTTTCCTTGCCAAAGTTTGCGGAAAATTTCTCCGAAAAAAAAGGAATTATTAATGAAGGGCTAAAAGCATCTTTTGATGAACTGATGAATAAAGTATTATTACTTCAAACGCCGATAAACGCATAA